The following coding sequences are from one Kosakonia sp. H02 window:
- the rapA gene encoding RNA polymerase-associated protein RapA: MPFTLGQRWISDTESELGLGTVVAMDARTVTLLFPATGENRLYARSDSPVTRVMFNPGDTITSHEGWQLTIEEVKEENGLLAYTGTRLDTGENNVVLREVLLDSKLVFSKPQDRLFAGQIDRMDRFALRFRARKYQSEQYRMPWSGLRGQRTNLIPHQLHIAHDVGRRHAPRVLLADEVGLGKTIEAGMILHQQLLSGAAERVLIVVPETLQHQWLVEMLRRFNLRFALFDDERYAEAQHDADNPFETEQLVICSLDFVRRSKQRLEHLCDAEWDLLVVDEAHHLVWSEKEASREYLAIEQLAGRVPGILLLTATPEQLGMESHFARLRLLDPNRFHDFAQFVEEQKNYRPVADAVALLLAGERLSNDDLNMLSDLVGEQDIEPLLQTANSDREGATAARQELVTMLMDRHGTSRVLFRNTRNGVKGFPKRELHTVKLPLPTQYQTAIKVSGIMGARKSEEERARDMLYPEQIYQEFEGDSGTWWNFDPRVEWLMGYLTSHRSQKVLVICAKAATALQLEQVLREREGIRAAVFHEGMSIIERDRAAAWFGEEDSGAQVLLCSEIGSEGRNFQFASQLVMFDLPFNPDLLEQRIGRLDRIGQAHDIQIHVPYLEKTAQSVLVRWYHEGLDAFEHTCPTGRAIYDSVHGELITYLAAPENSDGFDALIKACREQHDALKAQLEQGRDRLLELHSNGGEKAQALADSIAEQDDDTGLITFAMNLFDIIGINQDDRGENMIVLTPSDHMLVPDFPGLPEDGCTITFERDVALSREDAQFVTWEHPIIRNGLDLILSGDTGSSTISLLKNKALPVGTLLLELVYVVEAQAPKQLQLSRFLPPTPVRLLVDKNGNNLAGQVEFETFNRQLSAVNRHTGSKLVNAVQQEVHTILQKGEAQVEAAARELIDAARSEADEKLSAELARLEALKAVNPNIRDDELAAIESNRLHVLESLDQAGWRLDALRLIVVTHQ; this comes from the coding sequence ATGCCCTTTACACTTGGTCAACGCTGGATTAGCGATACGGAAAGCGAGCTCGGACTTGGAACCGTTGTCGCAATGGATGCGCGCACGGTCACTCTGCTTTTCCCCGCCACGGGTGAAAATCGCTTGTATGCCCGCAGCGACTCTCCGGTGACGCGCGTCATGTTCAACCCCGGTGATACGATAACCAGTCACGAAGGCTGGCAGTTAACCATCGAAGAGGTAAAAGAAGAAAACGGTCTGCTCGCCTACACCGGTACTCGTCTGGATACCGGGGAAAACAACGTCGTCCTGCGTGAAGTGCTGCTCGACAGCAAACTGGTGTTCAGTAAGCCGCAGGATCGCCTGTTCGCCGGGCAAATTGACCGAATGGACCGCTTCGCGCTGCGCTTTCGCGCACGTAAATACCAGAGCGAACAGTACCGCATGCCGTGGAGCGGCCTGCGCGGCCAGCGTACCAACCTGATCCCCCATCAATTGCATATCGCCCATGATGTTGGCCGTCGCCATGCGCCGCGCGTCCTGCTGGCCGATGAAGTGGGCTTAGGTAAAACCATCGAAGCCGGGATGATCCTGCATCAACAACTGCTCTCTGGCGCGGCTGAGCGTGTGCTGATCGTGGTGCCGGAAACCCTGCAACACCAGTGGCTGGTGGAGATGCTGCGCCGCTTTAACCTGCGTTTCGCCCTGTTTGACGATGAACGTTATGCCGAAGCCCAGCACGATGCCGACAACCCGTTCGAAACCGAGCAACTGGTGATTTGCTCCCTGGATTTCGTGCGCCGCAGCAAACAGCGCCTGGAGCATCTGTGCGATGCCGAATGGGATCTGCTGGTGGTCGACGAAGCGCACCATCTGGTGTGGAGCGAAAAAGAGGCAAGCCGCGAATATCTGGCCATTGAGCAACTGGCCGGGCGCGTACCGGGCATTCTGCTGCTGACCGCCACGCCGGAACAGCTGGGTATGGAGAGCCACTTTGCGCGTCTGCGCCTGCTCGATCCGAACCGCTTTCACGATTTCGCCCAGTTTGTTGAAGAGCAGAAAAACTATCGCCCGGTGGCAGATGCCGTTGCGCTGCTGCTGGCGGGCGAGCGCCTGAGCAATGACGACCTCAATATGCTGAGCGATCTGGTCGGCGAGCAGGATATCGAACCGCTGCTGCAAACCGCCAACAGCGATCGCGAAGGGGCAACTGCCGCACGCCAGGAGCTGGTCACCATGCTGATGGACCGCCACGGCACCAGCCGTGTGCTGTTTCGCAACACCCGTAACGGCGTGAAAGGTTTCCCGAAACGCGAACTGCACACGGTCAAACTGCCGCTGCCGACGCAATATCAAACGGCCATTAAAGTCTCCGGCATTATGGGCGCACGGAAAAGCGAGGAAGAGCGCGCCCGCGATATGCTCTACCCGGAGCAGATTTATCAGGAATTTGAAGGCGATAGCGGCACCTGGTGGAACTTCGATCCGCGCGTCGAGTGGCTAATGGGCTATCTCACCAGCCATCGTTCGCAGAAAGTGCTGGTGATCTGCGCCAAAGCCGCCACCGCGCTGCAACTGGAGCAAGTCCTGCGCGAGCGAGAAGGCATTCGCGCCGCGGTGTTCCATGAAGGCATGTCGATTATCGAACGCGACCGCGCGGCGGCCTGGTTTGGTGAAGAAGACAGCGGCGCCCAGGTGCTGCTGTGCTCGGAAATCGGCTCGGAAGGGCGTAACTTCCAGTTTGCCAGCCAGCTGGTGATGTTCGATCTGCCGTTCAACCCGGATCTGCTGGAGCAGCGCATCGGCCGTCTGGATCGTATTGGCCAGGCCCATGATATTCAGATCCATGTGCCTTATCTGGAAAAAACCGCGCAGTCCGTGCTGGTGCGCTGGTATCACGAAGGGCTGGACGCCTTCGAGCACACCTGCCCGACCGGGCGCGCGATTTATGACAGCGTGCACGGCGAGCTGATTACCTACCTGGCCGCGCCGGAAAACAGCGACGGTTTTGACGCGCTGATCAAAGCCTGCCGCGAGCAGCATGATGCGCTGAAAGCTCAACTGGAACAGGGGCGCGATCGCCTGCTGGAGCTTCACTCCAACGGCGGTGAAAAAGCGCAGGCGCTGGCAGACAGCATTGCCGAGCAGGACGACGACACCGGGCTTATCACCTTTGCCATGAACCTGTTCGATATTATCGGCATTAACCAGGACGATCGCGGTGAAAACATGATTGTGCTGACGCCGTCGGATCATATGCTGGTGCCGGATTTCCCCGGTCTGCCGGAAGATGGCTGCACCATCACCTTTGAGCGTGATGTGGCGCTGTCGCGTGAAGACGCGCAGTTTGTCACCTGGGAGCATCCGATCATTCGTAACGGTCTGGATCTTATTCTCTCTGGCGATACCGGCAGCAGCACCATTTCACTGCTGAAAAACAAAGCGTTACCGGTCGGCACGCTGCTGCTCGAACTTGTTTACGTGGTTGAAGCGCAGGCGCCGAAACAGTTGCAGCTTAGCCGCTTCCTGCCGCCAACGCCTGTCCGCCTGCTGGTGGATAAAAACGGTAATAACCTGGCCGGCCAGGTCGAGTTCGAAACCTTCAACCGCCAGTTGAGCGCGGTCAACCGCCACACCGGCAGTAAACTGGTGAACGCGGTGCAGCAAGAAGTGCATACCATTCTGCAAAAAGGCGAAGCGCAGGTGGAAGCCGCCGCACGGGAGCTGATTGACGCGGCGCGTAGCGAAGCCGATGAGAAGCTGTCGGCGGAACTGGCGCGTCTGGAAGCGCTGAAAGCGGTCAACCCGAACATTCGCGATGACGAACTGGCCGCCATTGAAAGCAACCGCCTGCACGTGTTGGAAAGCCTGGATCAGGCAGGCTGGCGACTGGACGCGCTGCGTCTGATTGTCGTGACGCACCAATAA
- the rluA gene encoding bifunctional tRNA pseudouridine(32) synthase/23S rRNA pseudouridine(746) synthase RluA, producing MMMEPYNPPQEPWLVILYQDEHIMVVNKPSGLLSVPGRLEEHKDSVMTRIQRDFPQAESVHRLDMATSGVIVVALTKQAERELKRQFREREPKKQYLARVWGHPENEEGLVDLPLICDWPNRPKQKVCYETGKAAQTEYHVLAFEEDGTARVRLKPITGRSHQLRVHMLALGHPILGDRFYAPPDALAMAPRLQLHAETLTITHPVFGNSMTFKAPVDF from the coding sequence GTGATGATGGAGCCCTACAATCCGCCGCAGGAACCCTGGCTGGTCATTCTGTATCAGGATGAACACATTATGGTGGTCAATAAACCCAGCGGTTTGTTGTCAGTGCCGGGACGCCTTGAAGAGCACAAAGACAGCGTGATGACGCGTATTCAGCGCGATTTTCCGCAGGCTGAATCCGTGCATCGCCTGGATATGGCGACCAGCGGTGTGATTGTGGTGGCACTCACCAAGCAGGCCGAGCGCGAATTAAAGCGGCAGTTTCGCGAGCGCGAGCCGAAAAAGCAGTATCTGGCGCGTGTCTGGGGTCACCCGGAAAACGAAGAAGGGCTGGTGGATTTACCGCTGATTTGCGACTGGCCGAATCGCCCGAAGCAGAAGGTGTGTTATGAAACCGGCAAGGCGGCGCAAACTGAATATCACGTGCTGGCGTTTGAAGAAGATGGCACCGCTCGCGTGCGGCTGAAGCCGATCACTGGCCGTTCACATCAGTTGCGGGTGCATATGCTGGCGCTGGGTCATCCGATTCTGGGGGATCGCTTTTACGCTCCGCCAGACGCGCTGGCGATGGCACCGCGTTTGCAGCTTCACGCCGAAACATTGACCATTACCCATCCGGTGTTCGGTAACAGCATGACGTTTAAAGCCCCGGTGGATTTTTGA
- the djlA gene encoding co-chaperone DjlA, with protein MQYWGKVVGVVIALFMGGGFWGAVLGLIIGHIFDKSRSRKMAWFANQRERQTLFFATTFEVMGHLTKSKGRVTEADIQVASLFMDRMNLHGESRTAAQHAFRVGKTDNYPLRDKMRQFRSVCFGRFDLIRMFLEIQIQAAFADGSLHPSERDVLYVIAEELGISRNQFDQFLRMMQGGAQFGGGYHSSQQQSGNNGGWQQAQRGPTLEDACNVLGVKPTDDTTTIKRAYRKLMGEHHPDKLVAKGLPPEMMEMAKQKAQEIQKAYELIREQKGFR; from the coding sequence ATGCAGTATTGGGGGAAAGTGGTTGGGGTGGTCATCGCCCTTTTCATGGGCGGTGGCTTCTGGGGTGCCGTGCTTGGGCTAATCATTGGGCATATTTTCGATAAATCACGCAGCCGTAAAATGGCGTGGTTCGCGAACCAGCGCGAACGTCAGACGCTCTTTTTCGCCACCACCTTTGAGGTGATGGGCCATCTGACCAAATCGAAAGGCCGCGTGACCGAAGCCGACATTCAGGTCGCAAGCTTGTTTATGGATCGCATGAACCTGCACGGCGAGTCGCGCACTGCGGCACAGCACGCGTTTCGCGTCGGCAAAACGGATAACTACCCGTTGCGCGACAAGATGCGTCAGTTCCGTAGCGTCTGTTTCGGGCGCTTTGATTTGATTAGGATGTTTCTGGAAATTCAAATCCAGGCCGCCTTCGCCGATGGTTCCTTGCACCCGAGCGAGCGGGACGTGTTGTACGTCATTGCCGAAGAGCTGGGGATTTCGCGCAACCAGTTTGATCAGTTTCTGCGCATGATGCAGGGCGGGGCGCAATTTGGCGGCGGTTATCACTCGTCACAGCAGCAGTCGGGCAATAATGGTGGCTGGCAGCAGGCGCAACGCGGCCCGACGCTGGAAGATGCCTGTAACGTGCTGGGCGTGAAACCAACGGACGACACCACCACCATCAAACGCGCTTATCGTAAGTTGATGGGCGAGCATCACCCGGACAAACTGGTGGCAAAAGGGTTACCGCCGGAAATGATGGAGATGGCGAAGCAAAAAGCGCAGGAAATTCAAAAAGCGTACGAGCTGATCCGCGAGCAGAAGGGGTTTCGCTAA
- the lptD gene encoding LPS assembly protein LptD, protein MKKRIPTLLATMIGYALYSQQGMAADLASQCMLGVPSYNRPLIKGDTNDLPVTINADHAKGNYPDDAVFTGNVDINQGNSRLQADEVQLHQQQPEGQTAPVRTVDALGNVHYDDNQVILKGPKGWSNLNTKDTNIWEGDYQMVDRQGRGQADLMKQRGQNRYTILDNGSFTSCLPGSNTWSVVGSEVIQDREEQVAEIWNARFKLGPVPVFYSPYLQLPIGDKRRSGFLIPNAKYSTSNYFEFYLPYYWNIAPNMDATITPHYIHKRGNIQWQNEFRYLTHAGQGLIEFDYLPSDKVYADEYPTEGDRHRWLFFWQHSGVMDKVWRFNANYTKVSDPRYFNNFSSKYGSSTDGYATQILSAGYAVENFNATVSTKQFQVFNRQSSNSYSAQPQVDVNWYHNDLGPFDFRVYGQAVNFVNTNSNNPESTRLHLEPTLSLPVSNEWSSLNTEVKMLATHYQQTNLDTYNERNNTDYRSSVNRVMPQFKTDGRLVFERDMNWAEGYTQTLEPRAQYLYVPYRDQSHINNYDSSLLQSDYSGLFRDRTYGGLDRIASANQVTTGVTTRIYDDASVERFNVSVGQIYYFTESRTGDDNINWEKDNKTGSLVWAGDTYWRISDRWGLRGGVQYDTRLNNIANSSSALEYRRDQDRMVQLSYRYASPEYIQATLPNFATAEQYKKGISQVGTAASWPINDRWSLVGAYYLDTNTNKPADQMVGLQYNSCCYAIRFGYERKLNGWEDSQSKYEKVIGFNIELRGLSSNYGLGTQEMLRSNILPYRSSL, encoded by the coding sequence ATGAAAAAACGTATCCCCACCCTCCTGGCCACCATGATTGGCTACGCCCTTTACAGTCAGCAGGGAATGGCAGCCGATCTTGCCTCGCAATGTATGCTTGGCGTACCCAGCTACAACCGCCCGCTGATTAAAGGCGATACCAATGATTTACCGGTGACAATTAACGCCGATCACGCCAAGGGCAATTATCCCGACGACGCCGTTTTTACCGGCAATGTGGATATTAATCAGGGTAATAGCCGCCTACAGGCCGATGAGGTTCAGCTTCATCAGCAGCAACCGGAAGGTCAGACAGCCCCCGTTCGCACGGTGGATGCACTCGGTAATGTGCACTATGACGATAACCAGGTCATCCTGAAAGGTCCGAAAGGTTGGTCGAATCTGAACACCAAAGACACCAATATTTGGGAAGGTGATTATCAGATGGTCGACCGTCAGGGGCGCGGTCAAGCCGATCTGATGAAACAGCGTGGGCAGAACCGCTATACCATTCTGGACAACGGGTCATTTACCTCCTGTCTCCCCGGCTCAAACACCTGGAGCGTGGTGGGGAGCGAAGTGATTCAGGATCGCGAAGAACAAGTCGCTGAAATCTGGAATGCCCGTTTTAAACTCGGCCCGGTGCCGGTGTTCTACAGCCCCTATTTGCAGTTGCCGATTGGTGACAAACGTCGTTCCGGCTTCCTGATCCCGAATGCCAAATACAGCACCAGTAACTATTTTGAATTCTATCTGCCGTACTACTGGAACATCGCACCGAATATGGATGCGACCATCACGCCGCACTACATTCATAAGCGCGGCAATATCCAGTGGCAGAACGAGTTCCGTTATCTGACCCACGCCGGCCAGGGCTTGATTGAGTTTGACTATTTGCCGTCAGATAAAGTCTATGCCGATGAATACCCGACAGAGGGCGATCGCCATCGCTGGCTCTTCTTCTGGCAGCACTCCGGGGTGATGGACAAAGTATGGCGCTTTAACGCCAACTACACCAAAGTCAGCGACCCGCGCTATTTCAACAACTTCTCATCGAAATACGGTTCAAGTACCGACGGTTACGCCACGCAGATTTTGAGCGCTGGCTATGCCGTCGAAAACTTTAACGCCACGGTGTCGACGAAACAGTTCCAGGTGTTTAACCGCCAGAGCAGCAACTCCTATTCTGCGCAGCCGCAGGTGGATGTTAACTGGTATCACAATGACTTGGGGCCGTTTGACTTCCGCGTTTATGGTCAGGCGGTGAATTTTGTGAACACCAACTCGAACAACCCGGAATCCACCCGTCTGCATCTGGAGCCGACCTTAAGCTTGCCGGTATCCAATGAGTGGAGCAGCCTGAATACCGAAGTGAAAATGCTGGCGACCCATTACCAGCAAACCAATCTCGATACCTATAACGAGCGAAACAACACGGACTACCGCTCCTCCGTTAACCGTGTGATGCCGCAGTTTAAAACCGACGGCAGGCTGGTTTTCGAGCGCGATATGAACTGGGCGGAAGGCTATACCCAGACGCTGGAACCGCGCGCGCAGTACCTTTACGTGCCGTATCGCGATCAGAGCCATATCAATAACTATGACTCGTCGCTGTTGCAGTCTGACTACAGCGGTCTGTTCCGCGATCGGACTTATGGCGGTCTTGACCGCATCGCATCTGCAAACCAGGTCACGACCGGCGTCACAACCCGCATTTATGATGACGCGTCGGTTGAACGTTTTAACGTTTCTGTTGGTCAAATCTACTATTTCACCGAGTCCCGTACCGGTGATGACAACATTAACTGGGAGAAAGACAACAAAACGGGCTCGCTGGTGTGGGCGGGCGATACGTACTGGCGCATCTCCGATCGTTGGGGCCTGCGCGGCGGGGTACAGTACGATACGCGTCTGAACAATATTGCTAACAGCAGTTCGGCGCTGGAATACCGCCGCGATCAAGACCGTATGGTGCAATTGAGCTATCGCTACGCCAGCCCGGAATACATCCAGGCGACGCTGCCGAACTTTGCGACTGCCGAGCAGTATAAGAAAGGCATTTCGCAGGTGGGCACTGCGGCAAGCTGGCCGATTAACGATCGCTGGTCGCTTGTGGGCGCGTACTATCTCGATACCAACACCAATAAACCTGCCGACCAGATGGTCGGTCTGCAATACAACTCCTGCTGTTATGCGATTCGCTTCGGCTATGAACGCAAACTTAACGGCTGGGAAGATTCACAAAGCAAGTATGAAAAAGTTATCGGTTTCAACATTGAGCTTCGTGGCCTGAGTTCCAACTACGGTTTAGGAACGCAAGAAATGTTGCGTTCGAACATTCTGCCGTACCGTAGCTCTCTGTGA
- the surA gene encoding peptidylprolyl isomerase SurA, which produces MKNWKTLLLGIAMVANTSFAAPQVVDKVAAVVNNGVVLESDVDGLMQSVKANAGQAGQQLPDDATLRHQILERLIMDQIILQMGTKMGVKVTDEQLDAAIADIAKQNNMTMDQMRSRLAYDGMNFNTYRNQIRKEMIISEVRNNEVRRRVTVLPQEVESLAQQVGNQNDASTELNLSHILIALPENPTSDQVNEAEAQARSIIEQARNGADFGKLAITYSADQQALKGGQMGWGRIQELPSVFAQALSTAKKGDVLGPIRSGVGFHILKVNDLRGQSQSISVTEVHARHILLKPSPIMNDDQARTKLEQIAADIKSGKTTFANAAKEFSQDPGSANQGGDLGWAAADIYDPAFRDALMKLKRGEMSGPVHSSFGWHLIEMLDSRNVDKTDAAQKDRAYRMLMNRKFSEEAATWMQEQRASAYVKILSN; this is translated from the coding sequence ATGAAGAACTGGAAAACGCTGCTTCTCGGTATCGCTATGGTTGCGAATACCAGTTTCGCCGCGCCTCAGGTTGTCGATAAAGTCGCCGCCGTGGTTAACAACGGTGTCGTGCTTGAAAGTGATGTTGATGGTTTGATGCAATCCGTGAAGGCTAACGCAGGCCAGGCAGGCCAGCAGTTACCTGATGACGCAACCCTGCGCCATCAGATCCTGGAGCGCCTGATCATGGATCAGATCATTTTGCAGATGGGCACGAAAATGGGCGTCAAAGTGACTGACGAACAGCTCGATGCCGCCATCGCGGATATTGCGAAACAGAACAATATGACGATGGATCAGATGCGCAGCCGCCTGGCCTACGACGGGATGAACTTCAACACCTACCGTAACCAGATCCGCAAAGAGATGATCATCTCCGAAGTGCGCAATAACGAAGTGCGCCGCCGCGTCACCGTGCTGCCGCAGGAAGTGGAATCGCTGGCGCAGCAGGTGGGCAATCAGAACGATGCCAGCACCGAGCTGAACCTGAGCCACATCCTGATCGCGCTGCCGGAAAACCCAACGTCCGATCAGGTCAACGAAGCAGAAGCCCAGGCGCGTTCCATTATCGAGCAAGCCCGTAACGGCGCTGATTTTGGCAAACTGGCTATCACCTACTCTGCCGATCAGCAGGCGCTGAAAGGCGGCCAGATGGGCTGGGGCCGTATCCAGGAACTGCCGAGCGTCTTTGCTCAGGCGCTGAGCACCGCGAAAAAAGGCGATGTGCTTGGCCCGATCCGCTCCGGTGTCGGTTTCCACATTCTGAAAGTGAACGATCTGCGCGGTCAGTCGCAGAGCATCTCCGTCACGGAAGTGCACGCTCGCCACATTTTGCTGAAACCGTCGCCGATCATGAATGATGACCAGGCGCGCACCAAGCTGGAACAAATTGCTGCCGACATTAAGAGTGGTAAAACCACGTTTGCAAACGCCGCGAAAGAGTTCTCTCAGGATCCAGGTTCTGCAAACCAGGGCGGCGATCTGGGCTGGGCGGCGGCGGATATTTACGATCCGGCATTCCGCGATGCGCTGATGAAGCTGAAACGCGGCGAGATGAGCGGCCCGGTTCACTCCTCCTTCGGCTGGCACCTGATTGAAATGCTCGATAGCCGTAACGTCGATAAAACCGATGCCGCACAGAAAGACCGCGCCTACCGTATGTTGATGAACCGCAAGTTCTCTGAAGAGGCGGCAACCTGGATGCAGGAACAACGCGCCAGTGCTTACGTCAAAATTCTGAGCAACTAA
- the pdxA gene encoding 4-hydroxythreonine-4-phosphate dehydrogenase PdxA gives MKTHRVVITPGEPAGIGPDLVVQLAQRGWPVELVVCADATLLTDRAALLGLPLQLREYDPLSEATAQQAGTLTVLPISLNAPVTPGRLNPQNGAYVVNTLARACDGCLNGEFAALITGPVHKGVINDAGTPFTGHTEFFEERSHAAKVVMMLATEELRVALATTHLPLKAVANAITPALLREVISILHSDLQQKFGIRQPHILVCGLNPHAGEGGHMGTEEIDTIIPVLEEMRKKGMHLSGPLPADTLFQPKYLDNADAVLAMYHDQGLPVLKYQGFGRGVNITLGLPFIRTSVDHGTALELAGQGTADVGSFITALNLAIKMIVNTQ, from the coding sequence ATGAAAACGCATCGTGTCGTCATCACGCCCGGCGAACCCGCCGGGATTGGCCCGGATCTGGTGGTGCAGCTCGCCCAGCGCGGCTGGCCGGTAGAACTGGTAGTTTGCGCCGATGCGACGCTGTTAACCGACCGGGCAGCCCTGCTCGGTCTGCCACTTCAACTGCGGGAATATGATCCCCTCAGCGAAGCTACCGCGCAGCAGGCCGGAACGCTCACCGTATTGCCCATTTCACTTAATGCGCCGGTTACGCCGGGTCGATTAAACCCACAGAACGGCGCGTACGTCGTTAACACCCTTGCCCGCGCCTGCGATGGCTGCCTGAATGGCGAATTTGCCGCGCTTATCACCGGGCCGGTGCACAAGGGCGTAATTAACGATGCGGGCACGCCGTTTACCGGGCATACGGAGTTTTTCGAGGAGCGCTCGCACGCCGCCAAAGTGGTAATGATGCTGGCAACGGAAGAACTGCGCGTGGCGCTCGCCACCACGCACCTGCCGCTCAAAGCCGTTGCGAACGCCATCACGCCGGCGTTATTGCGTGAGGTGATTAGCATCCTGCACAGCGATTTACAGCAGAAATTTGGTATTCGCCAGCCGCATATCCTCGTTTGCGGTTTGAACCCGCATGCGGGCGAAGGCGGTCATATGGGAACGGAAGAGATCGATACGATCATTCCGGTGCTGGAAGAGATGCGCAAAAAAGGCATGCATTTAAGCGGTCCGCTACCTGCCGATACGCTGTTTCAGCCCAAATATCTCGATAACGCCGACGCCGTACTGGCGATGTACCACGATCAAGGCCTGCCCGTGCTAAAATACCAGGGCTTTGGCCGCGGAGTGAATATCACCCTCGGTTTACCTTTTATTCGCACTTCCGTCGACCACGGTACCGCACTTGAACTTGCGGGCCAGGGCACAGCGGATGTCGGCAGTTTTATTACGGCGCTTAATCTCGCCATCAAAATGATTGTTAATACTCAATGA
- the rsmA gene encoding 16S rRNA (adenine(1518)-N(6)/adenine(1519)-N(6))-dimethyltransferase RsmA: protein MNTRVHQGHLARKRFGQNFLHDQFVIDSIVSAINPQKGQAMVEIGPGLGALTEPVGERLDKMTVIELDRDLAARLQTHPFLAPKLTIYQQDAMTMNFGELSQTLGQPLRVFGNLPYNISTPLMFHLFSYTDAIADMHFMLQKEVVNRLVAGPNSKAYGRLSVMAQYYCQIIPVLEVPPTAFAPPPKVDSAVVRLVPHATMPYPVKEIRTLSRITTEAFNQRRKTIRNSLGNVFTVEVLTSLGIDPTMRAENISVAQYCQLANYLTDNAPPKES from the coding sequence ATGAATACTCGCGTCCATCAGGGCCACTTAGCCCGCAAACGCTTCGGGCAAAACTTTCTCCACGACCAGTTCGTGATCGACAGCATTGTTTCCGCTATCAACCCGCAAAAGGGTCAGGCCATGGTCGAAATCGGCCCAGGGCTTGGCGCATTGACCGAACCGGTTGGCGAACGTCTGGATAAGATGACGGTTATTGAGCTTGACCGCGATCTGGCGGCTCGCCTGCAAACACACCCGTTCCTCGCGCCAAAGCTGACCATTTATCAGCAAGATGCGATGACCATGAACTTTGGCGAGCTGTCACAGACCCTCGGTCAGCCGCTGCGCGTGTTCGGCAATTTGCCTTATAACATCTCCACGCCGTTGATGTTCCATCTGTTTAGCTATACTGATGCCATTGCCGACATGCACTTTATGTTGCAAAAAGAGGTGGTAAACCGCCTGGTTGCAGGACCAAACAGTAAGGCGTATGGTCGATTAAGCGTGATGGCCCAGTACTATTGCCAGATTATCCCGGTGCTGGAAGTGCCGCCAACCGCCTTCGCACCGCCGCCGAAAGTGGATTCCGCTGTGGTTCGTCTGGTGCCGCATGCGACCATGCCGTATCCGGTGAAAGAGATTCGCACGCTGAGCCGCATCACGACCGAAGCGTTCAACCAGCGTCGTAAGACTATCCGTAACAGTCTTGGTAATGTCTTTACCGTTGAGGTACTGACATCGTTGGGTATCGATCCGACGATGCGTGCAGAAAATATCTCTGTCGCGCAATATTGTCAGTTAGCGAATTACCTGACGGATAATGCGCCGCCAAAGGAGAGTTAA
- the apaG gene encoding Co2+/Mg2+ efflux protein ApaG — translation MINSPRVSVQVQSIYIESQSLPDNERYVFAYTITIRNLGRTSVQLLKRYWLITNGNGRETEVQGEGVVGEQPHIEPGGEYQYTSGAVIETPLGTMQGHYDMVDAQGNAFRIAIPVFRLAVPIVIH, via the coding sequence ATGATCAATTCGCCCCGAGTCTCTGTGCAGGTACAAAGCATCTATATCGAGTCCCAGTCGCTTCCCGACAATGAACGCTATGTTTTTGCTTATACCATTACTATCCGGAATCTGGGGCGAACCTCCGTCCAGTTGCTCAAACGCTACTGGCTGATCACCAATGGAAATGGCCGCGAAACGGAAGTTCAGGGTGAAGGGGTGGTCGGTGAACAACCTCATATCGAACCCGGCGGCGAATATCAATATACCAGCGGGGCGGTGATTGAAACGCCGCTGGGCACCATGCAAGGCCACTACGACATGGTCGACGCGCAAGGCAACGCGTTTCGCATCGCCATCCCGGTCTTCCGACTCGCCGTTCCAATAGTGATCCATTAA